A window of the Pedobacter frigiditerrae genome harbors these coding sequences:
- a CDS encoding gluconate 2-dehydrogenase subunit 3 family protein, with product MDRREAVKSVAFLIGGALSATTIATLFDSCNTPGKNSDNLFTADQEKLVTEIADIIIPTTAKSPGAKAANVGPFITMMVKECYPEDAQKAFVKGLEDIEERSNKDFGKSFLEISVKERQELITKVRDETIAAQKAEKDKSDENKAGEKTVKDENKEIKPEIEKPGNPMAVKEKPKTAPQFFAIARDLTMLGFFTSEIGATQAYEYIAIPGRYDGDVKMKPGQKVYS from the coding sequence ATGGACAGAAGAGAAGCCGTAAAAAGTGTTGCTTTTTTGATTGGCGGAGCATTATCGGCCACTACAATTGCCACTTTATTCGATAGCTGTAATACTCCAGGTAAAAACAGTGATAATTTATTTACTGCAGACCAAGAGAAATTAGTTACAGAAATTGCCGACATCATTATCCCTACCACAGCGAAATCTCCAGGTGCTAAAGCTGCAAATGTAGGCCCTTTTATTACCATGATGGTAAAAGAATGTTATCCTGAAGATGCTCAAAAAGCATTTGTAAAAGGTCTTGAAGACATTGAAGAAAGGTCTAACAAAGACTTTGGCAAATCATTCTTAGAAATTTCAGTTAAAGAGCGCCAAGAATTAATTACGAAAGTTCGTGATGAAACTATTGCTGCTCAGAAAGCCGAAAAAGATAAAAGTGATGAAAATAAGGCTGGTGAAAAAACAGTAAAAGATGAAAATAAAGAAATCAAACCTGAAATAGAAAAACCAGGTAATCCAATGGCTGTAAAAGAAAAACCAAAAACAGCTCCTCAATTTTTCGCGATAGCTAGAGATTTAACAATGCTAGGTTTCTTTACCTCAGAAATTGGCGCTACACAAGCCTACGAATACATAGCTATTCCTGGCAGGTATGATGGAGACGTTAAAATGAAACCTGGTCAAAAAGTTTACTCATAA